Within the Candidatus Ruthia endofausta genome, the region TCACACCAAAATCTTTAATCGTAACTTCGGCACAATTACGGGGGCAACCACTCACCCCCATTTTAAATTTGTGTGGCATAAAGTGTGACCAGACAGCATCTTCCATTTTAATAGAAAGCCCCATAGAATTTTGCGTACCCATCATACAATGATTTATGCCAACACAAGATTTACATGTTCTAGTGGCTTTACCATAAGCATAACCAGCTTCCATGCCTGCCTCGGTCATCTCATCCCACATATCGTTTAAATCTTCCTTGGGAATACCTAATAAATCAATGCGCTGCCCGCCAGTTACTTTAATCGTGGGAACATCATATTTAACAGCAATATCAGCCAACGCCTTAAGTTCTTTAGGTGTTGTCAATCCACCTTGTATTTGTGGCACAATAGAATAAGTGCCATCTCTTTGCTTATTGGCATGCATTTTTTCATTATGCGGTCGTTCATCATCATTATGGAGATACGCTTCATTAAACTGTGAAGATAAATAGTAATTAATGGCAGCACCACAAGCCTCGCAAGTGTTGTCAAAATCAAGTGCACTTCGAATGTCATTAACACTAACAACTTTATCTAATATTCTAATATAGTGACGCACTTCTTCTGTTGAGTGTTTTGTACAATCACACAAGGCATCTTTACTTAATATTTCAGAACCAGTAATAAAGCTAAATACTTCTTTAGCTACTGAAGTACAACCACCACAACCTGTCGCACAATTTGTTTCTTCTTGTAATACCTCAAAAGTATCACAACCACCTACCACTGCACTTACAATGTCGCCTTTAGTAACACCCATGCAACCACATACTTGTTCATCCTCGGCCATCTTCTCAACACCTTTGGCGCCTGTGCTTGAGTCGTCAATATTAATATCACCAAATAGTAAAGTTTTGCGAATGCTGCTAATGTCTGTTGCTTTTTTGATTAAGTCAAAATAAAACAACCCATCTGTTGAATCGCCAAATAAAACTGCACCAACCAATTTGTTATCTCTAATAGACAATCTTTTACGAGTGTTAAGTGCATGGTCCTTTGAACACATGACCTCATCTTCAGGATTATCAAACTCCCCTGCTGAGAAGACATCCACACCTGAAATTTTCAGCTTGGTAGAAATATCTGAGCCTGTGTACATACGATGAGACACCTCACATATCTGCTCAGCACACACGAGCGCCTGTTCAAACAGTGGTGCCACCAAACCATACGATATGCCTCGGTGCTTAATACACTCACCCACTGAGTAAATAGCGGGGTCGGAAGTCATCATTGTATCATCCACAATAATACCTCTGTCTGTCTGTAACCCTGCAGCTTTGGCTAAAGAATCTTCAGGAATAATGCCTACCGACATAACAACCATATCAACATCCATTGCCGTTCCATCCTCAAATTCTAAGGCTTTAACTGTATTTATTCCAATAATTTTATTGGTTATCGTACCTAGCTTGAATTTAATATTTTTCTGTTCTAATACTTTTTGCAACAAGCCACCAGATGAAGCATCCAGTTGCATATTCATAATAGAATCCATGTTACCAATCACAGTGACATCAAACTTTAACTCATTGAGCCCATTAGCAGCTTCAAGCCCTAATAAACCCGTGCCAATTACTGCTACTTTTTTAGCTTGAGCAACTTTTGATTGCATATACTCAACATCATAAATATCTCTAAACGACACCACACCTTCTAACGTTTTACCTGGCAATGGCAAAATAAAAGGCCTTGATCCTGTGCAAATCACCAATCGATCGTATACTACTGAATATGATCCTCTCTCATTGGTTAATAAAATACTTTTATTTAATCTATTAATAGATGACACCAAGCAACCTGGCTTAAAGGTAATGTTATTTTGAGAAAAATAAGACTCATCATGCGTCTTTATATCTTCAAAATCTTTCTCCCCTGCTAAAACAGGTGAGAGCATAATTCTGTTATATGGTAATACCTTTTCCTCACCAATAATGGTGATTTGATACATCAGTGGATCAATTTTTAACACCTCATCAACCACCTTCATGGCACTCATTCCCGACCCAACTATGACTAAATTTTTCATGCTATTTTCCTGCCTTGTTTTAATGTTTTATACTTTTTATAAAGCAAAAAAGTCGATTGTCATATTTATATAGATAGACAGAAAAATACAATAATCAGCTTCAATACCCAACTGCTAACTCTACTTTGAAATTGACGAAAAAAAACGTTTACTTAACAATCCCATCAAGAAAAATTAAGTAAACGTCTGTGTTCATTAGCTACCCTTCATTAGGCAACTGCGTGAAATTATATCAAAAAATTAAGCTCAAGTGGCTTAATTTATTATAATATTTTTATTACTAGGGAGTTTTTAACATGGATAAAATAATCATACAACAACAAGATTTTAACTTAACAACAGAGATAGCACTGGTCAAAAACAACGATTCTGATATTGGCGCAGTGGTCAGTTTTATTGGTTTTGTACGTGATTTAGATCACAATCCAATTCAAAAAATGACGTTAGAGCATTACCCTGGGATGACTAAAAAAGCACTAAAATCCATTGTTGGTGAAGCCAAAAAACGTTGGTCTACTGGCAATATAACTATTATTCATCGTGTGGGTGATTTGAATATTAATGATCAAATTGTATTGATTATTACCAGTAGCAAACATCGTCAATCTGCTTTTGCATCTTGTGAATTTATCATGGACTATTTAAAAACTCAAGCACCTTTTTGGAAAAAAGAATACACTCAAAACAAAAATAAATGGGTTAAAGCTAAAAGTAGTGACAAAAGCCAAAAAACCCGTTGGGAATAATCTTACTACTTAATCTTAAAATCTTCAGGTGAATTTAAGTTAATAAACATATCTACTTGGTCTGAAAAATCAACTTCTTGTGCATGATTACTCTTAAACCACATGCTCATTTTACGATTACCTTGTGCTAAAAATTCGCTCAAATTACCTTTTAAACTGACACTAATTAATGAAAAAGTAGGGTGCATTTTTTGTCCCTGTATTGCCACGCAAATACTCACATCAGATTGTTGCATATTTTTTAAAAATCTAACCACAAGACTTTGATTAATAAATGGCCCATCACACGGCACGACCAATAAATATTTTGTCTTGACTTTAATCAAAGCCGATAAAATACCAGCAAGTGGTCCCTGAAAGTCAGGCAAACTATCAGTAATAACCTTACCAAATTTTTGATATGCATCAAGATTTCTATTGGCACTCACTAATATACTATGTACATCTTGATAGATAATATCAACCACATAACTAATCAAAGGCTTGTTGTTAAATAAAATTAAACCTTTATCCTGATGGTTCATACGCATGGCCTGACCACCTGAAAGTATGACAGCAGTGATGTCACTTTTAATAATGCTTTTCATATGGGTATGTTGTTGTCGAATGTATAGGCTGTATGATACAATCAAACAATTAACTTTAATTATAAACTATAAAATTTACCATGGACAACCAAGAAGTTGATTGTGGAGGATGCGACACAATACCACAACCCTTACTTTCTATTGATGAGGCCTTAGAAATATTAACAAGTTCTGCTAAAGTTACTAATAGTACTCAATTAATAGAACTTGATAATACATTAAACAGAATGCTGGCTATTGATATACATGCCAATATTTCTGTTCCTAGTTTTGATAATTCTGCCATGGATGGCTACGTTATTAATCTTAAAGAAAATCAAATAAATACATCAGGTGGATTTACATTTAAAATTAATGATCGTATTCCTGCAGGCAGCATTGGAGATACACTAGCATCAGGCTGTGCAGCACGTATATTTACAGGTGCTCCCATACCAAAAGGTGCCAATACAGTGCTCATGCAAGAGGAATGCGAGTTGATTGAAAACAAATCAAAAATTGAAGTTTATCGACCTATTTCACTGGGTGAAAACATCAGGCCTATAGGTAATGACATCCAATCAGGTGATGTCATCTTACCCAAAGGAAAACAACTACAACCACAAGATATTGCGCTGGCTGCCTCTGTGGGCATAAACAAACTTAAAGTGTTTCATAAAATTAAAGTCGGTGTATTTTTCACAGGTGATGAGTTGGCCAAGCCTGGAGATACATTACAACAAGGGCAAATTTTTAACTCTAATCGCTATTCATTAGTAGCATTACTAAACAAGCTTGGTTGTGAAGTTATCAACTTGGGCAATATTAAAGACACCTTTAATGCCACTTGTGATGCGCTAGAGGCATTAAAATCTGACTGTGATTTAATCATAACCACAGGTGGCGTGTCTGTTGGTGAAGAGGATTATATTAAGTCTGCTATAGAAGAATTAGGCCAATTAAACTTGTGGCGCATCAAGATAAAGCCAGGCAAGCCATTTGCTTTTGGCAATCTAGGGCATTGTGCTTTTATTGGACTGCCAGGCAATCCAGTTTCTGCCATAGTGACTTTTTTACTCTTTGCTCGACCTTTCATTAAAAAAATGCAAGGTGCAACTCACTATCTAAATACTGCTTTTAAAACTCAAGCAAACTTTGATTGGCACAAGCCAAAACCCAGACGTGAATTTGTGCGTGTACGCCTTGACCATGCAACCTTCCCCACTAAGGCCAATTTGTATCCAAAACAAGGCTCTGACGTGCTTAGTTCCATGGTGTGGGCAGATGGATTGATAGAAATTCCAGAAAAAACCACTGTTAAACGAGGTGAAGTTCTAAACTTTTACCCACTAAATGAGATGTTATCATGAGTAATAAATTAACCCATATTAACCAAAAAGGTCATGCACAAATGGTTGATGTGTCTGATAAACAAGTTACCATACGTGAAGCCACCGCCATGGCGGTGGTTAGTATGAAACAATCAACCCTTGAACTGATATTATCTGGCTCAAATGCTAAAGGAGATGTACTCGCTGTAGCGCGTATTGCTGGCATCTGCGCTGCAAAAAAATGCTGGGATTTAATTCCACTTTGCCACCCCTTAATGTTGTCAACAATAACGGTTGAGTTTACGCCTAATGAAAAAAATAGCACGATTGAGATTAAAACGCTTGTTAAACTTGACGGCAAAACTGGCGTAGA harbors:
- the nirB gene encoding nitrite reductase large subunit NirB produces the protein MKNLVIVGSGMSAMKVVDEVLKIDPLMYQITIIGEEKVLPYNRIMLSPVLAGEKDFEDIKTHDESYFSQNNITFKPGCLVSSINRLNKSILLTNERGSYSVVYDRLVICTGSRPFILPLPGKTLEGVVSFRDIYDVEYMQSKVAQAKKVAVIGTGLLGLEAANGLNELKFDVTVIGNMDSIMNMQLDASSGGLLQKVLEQKNIKFKLGTITNKIIGINTVKALEFEDGTAMDVDMVVMSVGIIPEDSLAKAAGLQTDRGIIVDDTMMTSDPAIYSVGECIKHRGISYGLVAPLFEQALVCAEQICEVSHRMYTGSDISTKLKISGVDVFSAGEFDNPEDEVMCSKDHALNTRKRLSIRDNKLVGAVLFGDSTDGLFYFDLIKKATDISSIRKTLLFGDINIDDSSTGAKGVEKMAEDEQVCGCMGVTKGDIVSAVVGGCDTFEVLQEETNCATGCGGCTSVAKEVFSFITGSEILSKDALCDCTKHSTEEVRHYIRILDKVVSVNDIRSALDFDNTCEACGAAINYYLSSQFNEAYLHNDDERPHNEKMHANKQRDGTYSIVPQIQGGLTTPKELKALADIAVKYDVPTIKVTGGQRIDLLGIPKEDLNDMWDEMTEAGMEAGYAYGKATRTCKSCVGINHCMMGTQNSMGLSIKMEDAVWSHFMPHKFKMGVSGCPRNCAEVTIKDFGVICTEKGYEIHVAGACGIRTKACLKDRFFETEEEVIEYLKAFVQLYRIEANYLERVMHFEERVGLDYIQSKLETPSMIKHYADLLPRTIKNPWETTDHRRSA
- a CDS encoding molybdenum cofactor biosynthesis protein MoaE; its protein translation is MDKIIIQQQDFNLTTEIALVKNNDSDIGAVVSFIGFVRDLDHNPIQKMTLEHYPGMTKKALKSIVGEAKKRWSTGNITIIHRVGDLNINDQIVLIITSSKHRQSAFASCEFIMDYLKTQAPFWKKEYTQNKNKWVKAKSSDKSQKTRWE
- the mobA gene encoding molybdenum cofactor guanylyltransferase MobA; the protein is MKSIIKSDITAVILSGGQAMRMNHQDKGLILFNNKPLISYVVDIIYQDVHSILVSANRNLDAYQKFGKVITDSLPDFQGPLAGILSALIKVKTKYLLVVPCDGPFINQSLVVRFLKNMQQSDVSICVAIQGQKMHPTFSLISVSLKGNLSEFLAQGNRKMSMWFKSNHAQEVDFSDQVDMFINLNSPEDFKIK
- the glp gene encoding gephyrin-like molybdotransferase Glp → MDNQEVDCGGCDTIPQPLLSIDEALEILTSSAKVTNSTQLIELDNTLNRMLAIDIHANISVPSFDNSAMDGYVINLKENQINTSGGFTFKINDRIPAGSIGDTLASGCAARIFTGAPIPKGANTVLMQEECELIENKSKIEVYRPISLGENIRPIGNDIQSGDVILPKGKQLQPQDIALAASVGINKLKVFHKIKVGVFFTGDELAKPGDTLQQGQIFNSNRYSLVALLNKLGCEVINLGNIKDTFNATCDALEALKSDCDLIITTGGVSVGEEDYIKSAIEELGQLNLWRIKIKPGKPFAFGNLGHCAFIGLPGNPVSAIVTFLLFARPFIKKMQGATHYLNTAFKTQANFDWHKPKPRREFVRVRLDHATFPTKANLYPKQGSDVLSSMVWADGLIEIPEKTTVKRGEVLNFYPLNEMLS
- the moaC gene encoding cyclic pyranopterin monophosphate synthase MoaC encodes the protein MSNKLTHINQKGHAQMVDVSDKQVTIREATAMAVVSMKQSTLELILSGSNAKGDVLAVARIAGICAAKKCWDLIPLCHPLMLSTITVEFTPNEKNSTIEIKTLVKLDGKTGVEMEALTAASVTALTIYDMCKTVDRFIKIGEIQLLEKKGGKSGHWISDTQQSKRKLENA